The genomic window TCGAAAATCATCACGGAACAAAAAGACTGGCTTTTTGAGCGCGATCGCAATGCCTAATTCCACCATCACCCCTTCATCCGGAGGCGTCCCATTCACCACCGCAAAAATTCCATCCGCATTCTCGACATCCTTGACGTCGGCTTGGGCCACTTGATGCGCCCAGCCGGCCACCGCAAAATCAACTTGATTATTGCGCTCGAAGGGTTCCCAAACGGTCGCACCGATCGCGGTGAGTTGGTCAATGATCGGCGGTAACAGCAATTCTCGTTGCTGGCTGGAGAACCCATAGGGATTCGCAAGGTAAAGCGTCTTAGACGTAGAATAATCAGCGCGATTAGAATGATCGGACATGGTGATGGAGGCTAAATGATAGACCCAGCGAAAAATCAACTATTTGAATCACAGGCTCAGGTCATAGCGTATCTCAAAGCTGCGGCAGCGAACCCAGAATTTCATTGGACCTTTGAGGACGATCGCTGTTTGGACTATCGCAAGCTGACGCCCCAGGTCGGAGTATCGTGCTACATCCATTGCGCCGACAAGATTTTATTACTGGAGCGATCAGATAAAGTCGCTTGTCCGAGGACTTGGAGTACTGTATCCGGGTATATCGATAAGCTGCGCTTGATTGAAACTGACATCAATATTTTTCAGGCACATTTATTAGAAGAGTTAGTTGAAGAAGTCGGTTGGACAGTTGATCCAACAATGCAATTGGCCTACGGTAGCCCCGACGCATTGATCAAACCGGGGGTGGAGGTCCATTTTGAGCTATTTACATTAACAGTACCAACCACGGATTTAGAAATTCAGCTCAATGATGAACACCTCGATTATTGCTGGGTCGATTTGGCCGAATTAGCGACATGGGATGACCGGCTGATTCCAGGGTTTCGATCGGGGCTAGCAGTATGTGGACTGGGATAGTTTGCAATAGGTAGCATTTAAAGCTTTGCTCCAACGCGTCCAACAAACCCAAGGCCTAAACCAAGCTATTCCCAACGTTCCAGCTCCGTCACCCAATATTGCACAAAGGCGATCGTCTGACTGCGCCGTGATTCGAATGTTGCGGCAATCCAGATGAGTAACAGGCCGAGGATAATGCCAATTGCCCAGAGTAATAATGATTCGTCGTGGATGAATAACCAGAGTGATCGCAGCACCGCCGCAATCACCGTCAGCGTCCCGATATATAAATCAGCGCGGACGCGACGCATGATACCTAAACCCACAAAGCCCATGCCAATGGCCAGCGTGATTAGACTGCGCAGCCACAGGAGATGATCGTGATAAAACAGGGTGAGACAGAAGATGCCGATCGCCCCACAGCGCAAAAGATGCCGTGTTTGCTTCGCTGAAGTGAGTTGCAGTGTCGGCTCAACTTCAATGCCATAAATCAGCGCTGCACTCAAACTTCCCACATACCAAATTGGATCAGTCACTTGTAACTCATTGAGCCAGCGATAGATGCCCAGGAGGGCCAGCCCCACGCCCCAATAACTCAACCGAATTCGCTGGGATTGCCAAGCCAGTAGACCATAACAACTCGCCGCTAAGAGTAATGCGGGGATAGCAACGGTATCGTTAGTCACGCATGTCACCAGCAAAGGCAATGCAATGCTGCAACGCTGCCAAGGTTTAGCGGACCAACCACCGCGCTGCCAGGGGAACTGATAGCCCAGATAGGCAACTGCGGCCGCGATTGCGGTGCCCCACGTAAGCAACCATGTGTCTGGCACAATCTGGTTCAACGCATACAGTCCGGCAAATACCCATTGCACATAGGCAGGATAGCTCAACATGGATGTCTGACGTCCCTGCAAAGTCGCCGTGAGCGCTAAAGCCACAAACGTGCCAATCCACAGCCACTCACCGCCAACACTCAAGTTCAAAAGACGGGTGATCAGACCGATGCCGCTACCGAGAATCCAATGGCCAAACATCATCAACGTCAGGCTGATTGCCGGGATACGTAGCCAGCGAGAGAAGAATCGTCCACCCACTTGGTAAACCAAGGCAATCACAGCCGCTAAGAGTGCTAACAGAATGATGCCATCGCCAACCATTCCAGCCGGCGCCTGCATCAGCCAATGAATTAAGACTTCATAAGCCCCGATCGATATCCCCATGAGGCCCAAAATACTCACCGGGACAAGTGGCTTAGCCCGCCGTCCGATGAGGACAAAGAGCAGTGCCCCCACGAGACTAAATAATCCGGTAAAGCGCGTGAATTCGGTATGGGAAATTAAACCGGCGATCGTCCCATAAAACAACGGCACGCCATGAAAACTTGACCAGGTCATGCTGGTTGTTCTGGGTTTGCGCCACCATGTCCCAATGCCATAGGTGCCAAATCCCAATATCAGCGTGGCCAGCACCCGGTAGGTCAACGGCGCATCTAGCCATAATGCCGTCAGGTTCACGAGTAATTCGGCCCCGATCGCCAGTCCCCAGAGGCCGAGATTCGTTGGCTGTTGGCTCACCCGATAAATGATTGCGCTCAAGGCCACCGCCGCTGCCAATGTCAGTTCCGCCCAGGGCAGATTAACGCCACCATCAATGAAATCGACCACAATAAACAGACTCAGGAGGGTCCCGATCGCAATCGCCAGCCACTTCGCCCAGCCATTGGTGCTAGTGAGAAATAACGCGGTAACAGACGGCGGCTCAGAGTGTGGCTCTGTGTGTGGTCCAGCGTGATGTGGCAACCGCCGCAACACATCATGCAGCAGCCATAGCCCCCATAGGGCGATAGCTACTCCAAGCAGATACCAGCGCGGCTCTGGCTTATTCAGCAACGTCCAAGTTTGCAGTCCTGCGTAGAGTAAGCCGGTGCCGGTGGCGAGTCCCGCCACGAGGATATTGGGCTGATTAAACGTATTCGCAATTAAGATTGCGGTGACGATCGCCAATGCGATGAGAAACGGATTCAAACTGGTG from Romeriopsis navalis LEGE 11480 includes these protein-coding regions:
- a CDS encoding nucleoside 2-deoxyribosyltransferase, with the protein product MSDHSNRADYSTSKTLYLANPYGFSSQQRELLLPPIIDQLTAIGATVWEPFERNNQVDFAVAGWAHQVAQADVKDVENADGIFAVVNGTPPDEGVMVELGIAIALKKPVFLFRDDFRKCSDSEEYPLNLMLFASLPANGWQQYFYTSVNEIADADKALAKWLKS
- a CDS encoding NUDIX domain-containing protein gives rise to the protein MIDPAKNQLFESQAQVIAYLKAAAANPEFHWTFEDDRCLDYRKLTPQVGVSCYIHCADKILLLERSDKVACPRTWSTVSGYIDKLRLIETDINIFQAHLLEELVEEVGWTVDPTMQLAYGSPDALIKPGVEVHFELFTLTVPTTDLEIQLNDEHLDYCWVDLAELATWDDRLIPGFRSGLAVCGLG